One Chroicocephalus ridibundus chromosome 26, bChrRid1.1, whole genome shotgun sequence genomic region harbors:
- the LOC134507689 gene encoding C5a anaphylatoxin chemotactic receptor 1-like isoform X8 has product MRRRPLAWWRSRISSGPATRPDVLRHPRPPRRDPRGFLETVSRWERRGFWWRMEYPMPGYAFNYSDEDSIYDFDGYEVSHSYRAILALYALIFLLGVLGNGAVIWVTGFELRRTVNGVWFLNLSVADLLCCLALPFLALPLVRDHHWPLGRFACKLVPSLTILNMFASVLLLMAISADRCALVMQPVWCQNHRTLGLARGACAAAWFLAGLLTLPSFIFRTTRSDDFSEKTTCVMDYQAVGHHQHLTELIISIIRFLCGFLMPFVVITACYSLLLARIHSKGFARSQKAIKLVLVVIISFFVCWLPYHIVGLIMASTYPHSTLFKGALEADPIVAGIAYINSCINPIIYVVMGQDFKDKFQRSWRAVLRGVLSDDPTSTMGDSRMKTKSTVDDQSVSTTV; this is encoded by the exons ATGCGGAGGCGGCCCCTGGCATGGTGGAGATCACGGATTTCCAGCGG GCCGGCCACGCGCCCCGATGTCCTCCGTCACCCGCGTCCCCCCCGCCGTGACCCCCGTGGCTTTCTAGAGACTGTGAGCCGGTGGGAgaggcgag GTTTCTGGTGGAGGATGGAATACCCAATGCCCGGTTACGCCTTCAATTACTCCGACGAGGACTCCATCTACGACTTCGATGGCTATGAAGTCTCTCACAGCTACCGCGCCATCCTGGCCCTCTACGCCCTCATCTTCCTCCTGGGCGTCTTGGGCAACGGGGCCGTCATCTGGGTGACCGGCTTCGAGCTGCGGCGCACGGTGAACGGCGTCTGGTTCCTCAACCTGTCTGTGGCCGACCTCCTCTGTTGCCTGGCCCTGCCTTTCCTGGCCCTGCCGCTGGTCCGTGACCACCATTGGCCGTTGGGCCGCTTCGCCTGCAAGCTGGTGCCCTCCCTCACCATCCTCAACATGTTTGCCAGCGTCCTCCTCCTGATGGCCATCAGCGCTGACCGTTGCGCCTTGGTGATGCAGCCGGTGTGGTGTCAAAACCACCGGACCCTGGGGCTGGCCCGGGGGGCTTGTGCAGCCGCCTGGTTCCTGGCCGGGCTCCTCACCCTTCCCTCCTTCATTTTCCGCACCACCCGTTCTGATGACTTTTCGGAGAAGACCACTTGCGTCATGGACTACCAGGCTGTGGGGCACCACCAGCACCTCACCGAGCTCATCATCTCCATCATCCGCTTCCTCTGCGGCTTCCTGATGCCTTTCGTGGTCATCACGGCTTGCtacagcctgctcctggcccGCATCCACAGCAAGGGCTTTGCCCGCTCCCAGAAGGCCATCAAGCTTGTCTTGGTGGTCATCATCAGCTTCTTTGTCTGCTGGTTGCCCTACCACATCGTGGGCTTGATCATGGCCTCCACCTATCCTCACAGCACCTTGTTCAAGGGCGCCCTGGAAGCTGACCCCATCGTGGCCGGCATCGCCTACATCAACAGCTGCATCAACCCCATCATCTACGTTGTCATGGGCCAGGACTTCAAGGACAAGTTCCAGCGGTCCTGGCGGGCCGTGCTGCGGGGCGTGCTGAGCGATGACCCCACCAGCACCATGGGGGACAGCAGGATGAAGACCAAGTCTACTGTGGACGACCAAAGCGTCAGCACCACCGTGTGA
- the LOC134507689 gene encoding C5a anaphylatoxin chemotactic receptor 1-like isoform X9 encodes MEYPMPGYAFNYSDEDSIYDFDGYEVSHSYRAILALYALIFLLGVLGNGAVIWVTGFELRRTVNGVWFLNLSVADLLCCLALPFLALPLVRDHHWPLGRFACKLVPSLTILNMFASVLLLMAISADRCALVMQPVWCQNHRTLGLARGACAAAWFLAGLLTLPSFIFRTTRSDDFSEKTTCVMDYQAVGHHQHLTELIISIIRFLCGFLMPFVVITACYSLLLARIHSKGFARSQKAIKLVLVVIISFFVCWLPYHIVGLIMASTYPHSTLFKGALEADPIVAGIAYINSCINPIIYVVMGQDFKDKFQRSWRAVLRGVLSDDPTSTMGDSRMKTKSTVDDQSVSTTV; translated from the coding sequence ATGGAATACCCAATGCCCGGTTACGCCTTCAATTACTCCGACGAGGACTCCATCTACGACTTCGATGGCTATGAAGTCTCTCACAGCTACCGCGCCATCCTGGCCCTCTACGCCCTCATCTTCCTCCTGGGCGTCTTGGGCAACGGGGCCGTCATCTGGGTGACCGGCTTCGAGCTGCGGCGCACGGTGAACGGCGTCTGGTTCCTCAACCTGTCTGTGGCCGACCTCCTCTGTTGCCTGGCCCTGCCTTTCCTGGCCCTGCCGCTGGTCCGTGACCACCATTGGCCGTTGGGCCGCTTCGCCTGCAAGCTGGTGCCCTCCCTCACCATCCTCAACATGTTTGCCAGCGTCCTCCTCCTGATGGCCATCAGCGCTGACCGTTGCGCCTTGGTGATGCAGCCGGTGTGGTGTCAAAACCACCGGACCCTGGGGCTGGCCCGGGGGGCTTGTGCAGCCGCCTGGTTCCTGGCCGGGCTCCTCACCCTTCCCTCCTTCATTTTCCGCACCACCCGTTCTGATGACTTTTCGGAGAAGACCACTTGCGTCATGGACTACCAGGCTGTGGGGCACCACCAGCACCTCACCGAGCTCATCATCTCCATCATCCGCTTCCTCTGCGGCTTCCTGATGCCTTTCGTGGTCATCACGGCTTGCtacagcctgctcctggcccGCATCCACAGCAAGGGCTTTGCCCGCTCCCAGAAGGCCATCAAGCTTGTCTTGGTGGTCATCATCAGCTTCTTTGTCTGCTGGTTGCCCTACCACATCGTGGGCTTGATCATGGCCTCCACCTATCCTCACAGCACCTTGTTCAAGGGCGCCCTGGAAGCTGACCCCATCGTGGCCGGCATCGCCTACATCAACAGCTGCATCAACCCCATCATCTACGTTGTCATGGGCCAGGACTTCAAGGACAAGTTCCAGCGGTCCTGGCGGGCCGTGCTGCGGGGCGTGCTGAGCGATGACCCCACCAGCACCATGGGGGACAGCAGGATGAAGACCAAGTCTACTGTGGACGACCAAAGCGTCAGCACCACCGTGTGA
- the LOC134507689 gene encoding C5a anaphylatoxin chemotactic receptor 1-like isoform X7: MKVAAQARRARPKPPAVRPPQPSVPPEPGPCPPAPPRAPFPPWGGTSPSGTGGRRWTWPPPAAAWGTVPFRVPLSPNPEGPPERRQERRCPPASRMRRRPLAWWRSRISSGPATRPDVLRHPRPPRRDPRGFLETVSRWERRGFWWRMEYPMPGYAFNYSDEDSIYDFDGYEVSHSYRAILALYALIFLLGVLGNGAVIWVTGFELRRTVNGVWFLNLSVADLLCCLALPFLALPLVRDHHWPLGRFACKLVPSLTILNMFASVLLLMAISADRCALVMQPVWCQNHRTLGLARGACAAAWFLAGLLTLPSFIFRTTRSDDFSEKTTCVMDYQAVGHHQHLTELIISIIRFLCGFLMPFVVITACYSLLLARIHSKGFARSQKAIKLVLVVIISFFVCWLPYHIVGLIMASTYPHSTLFKGALEADPIVAGIAYINSCINPIIYVVMGQDFKDKFQRSWRAVLRGVLSDDPTSTMGDSRMKTKSTVDDQSVSTTV; the protein is encoded by the exons atgaaggtggCAGCCCAGGCTCGTCGAGCGAGGCCGAAGCCCCCCGCAGtgcgtcccccccagcccagcgtcCCCCCAGAACCGGgcccctgccccccagcacccccccgagccccttttCCCCCCTGGGGGGGCACCAGCCCGTCTGGGACTGGGGGGAGGAGATGGACCTGGCCTCCCcccgcagcagcctgggggacagTCCCCTTTCGGGTcccactgtccccaaatccagAGGGGCCCCCGGAGAGACGCCAG gaGCGCCGTTGCCCCCCTGCCAGCCGGATGCGGAGGCGGCCCCTGGCATGGTGGAGATCACGGATTTCCAGCGG GCCGGCCACGCGCCCCGATGTCCTCCGTCACCCGCGTCCCCCCCGCCGTGACCCCCGTGGCTTTCTAGAGACTGTGAGCCGGTGGGAgaggcgag GTTTCTGGTGGAGGATGGAATACCCAATGCCCGGTTACGCCTTCAATTACTCCGACGAGGACTCCATCTACGACTTCGATGGCTATGAAGTCTCTCACAGCTACCGCGCCATCCTGGCCCTCTACGCCCTCATCTTCCTCCTGGGCGTCTTGGGCAACGGGGCCGTCATCTGGGTGACCGGCTTCGAGCTGCGGCGCACGGTGAACGGCGTCTGGTTCCTCAACCTGTCTGTGGCCGACCTCCTCTGTTGCCTGGCCCTGCCTTTCCTGGCCCTGCCGCTGGTCCGTGACCACCATTGGCCGTTGGGCCGCTTCGCCTGCAAGCTGGTGCCCTCCCTCACCATCCTCAACATGTTTGCCAGCGTCCTCCTCCTGATGGCCATCAGCGCTGACCGTTGCGCCTTGGTGATGCAGCCGGTGTGGTGTCAAAACCACCGGACCCTGGGGCTGGCCCGGGGGGCTTGTGCAGCCGCCTGGTTCCTGGCCGGGCTCCTCACCCTTCCCTCCTTCATTTTCCGCACCACCCGTTCTGATGACTTTTCGGAGAAGACCACTTGCGTCATGGACTACCAGGCTGTGGGGCACCACCAGCACCTCACCGAGCTCATCATCTCCATCATCCGCTTCCTCTGCGGCTTCCTGATGCCTTTCGTGGTCATCACGGCTTGCtacagcctgctcctggcccGCATCCACAGCAAGGGCTTTGCCCGCTCCCAGAAGGCCATCAAGCTTGTCTTGGTGGTCATCATCAGCTTCTTTGTCTGCTGGTTGCCCTACCACATCGTGGGCTTGATCATGGCCTCCACCTATCCTCACAGCACCTTGTTCAAGGGCGCCCTGGAAGCTGACCCCATCGTGGCCGGCATCGCCTACATCAACAGCTGCATCAACCCCATCATCTACGTTGTCATGGGCCAGGACTTCAAGGACAAGTTCCAGCGGTCCTGGCGGGCCGTGCTGCGGGGCGTGCTGAGCGATGACCCCACCAGCACCATGGGGGACAGCAGGATGAAGACCAAGTCTACTGTGGACGACCAAAGCGTCAGCACCACCGTGTGA